A region of Zeugodacus cucurbitae isolate PBARC_wt_2022May chromosome 5, idZeuCucr1.2, whole genome shotgun sequence DNA encodes the following proteins:
- the LOC105219114 gene encoding uncharacterized protein LOC105219114 yields MKCELCGSNRRDSIKYGEFLTKNGKGVHTNCLYLSSAIVQNGKDEEGILGFLPNDIAAEKKRVSTIKCCYCSENMANIGCCETRCTRTFHMICGIENGAMNQFMGTFRSFCHRHIRKVNYRPKKDDECCICYEKIFNESTRFNAVNMIRAPCCRNGWFHKYCLQQFAKNAGYFFKCPLCNDNKKFKENMSSWGVFVQNKDAEWELVPNAYAELLERPSVCAAETCRNAKGRAHHQNSNPFLYCVTCGSVAIHRQCEPQRSNSFECDNCKSILRADSGRESMSSQQLYVGQTNSYDADMSDAENSDVDVCGCTSEDEDDFDVIKRQITQKHNALQKIQNVDDFDANINSNGSQCNEKNDSLNISCIAQRTRRKSLKMCPSTIEDQESTDDDNQSTSSYKSSNCYHRFEYDESNDAITDNIDTEELCSTESTKNRTANSLDISCIAKRTRRRFLNKIETEDKSVCQKHEADQHATNSNKSYQSQQVNHIFKQNICEDSDTESLTHNNGEQEIRYGDNGGSGLMNYFFGLLHEIKCNSQNKHTQTKNNREEKVDDNDVKPNPLDISCIANRTRRRFSSLNINESIKEMDAEMADCKPAANNNSTSSSQESYGSTTYFGHTIEHQNAADIKLNCHYIDNVNKTNKAVSRKRCHDEEHKYDLTACTPSKIPAITKNESNYNKIVTVDKDNCLQTAFLEHSVDAKAEQQKQESQENILEQSCIANRTRRKSMNVNHFKKLTDIASRKQRCVSVDEQALSNCQNRALTPNNIQPKASHSNDALSLSAIRRGQRRRMPSRRLLDSDDVHSTHKSMLGRSPIAKYANWSNIKETSRVYFTHHGKLKSALKESAQQLLHTPAAQTHFSRSYQLLLECNENHFASTSGSAQRV; encoded by the exons ATGAAATGTGAATTGTGCGGTTCAAATCGTCGTGACAGTATTAAATACGGcgagtttttaacaaaaaatggaAAGGGTGTACATACCAATTGCTTG TATTTATCTTCCGCCATAGTACAAAATGGTAAAGATGAGGAGGGAATTTTGGGATTTCTACCCAATGATATTGCTGCAGAGAAAAAACGCGTATCAACTATA AAATGCTGTTATTGCTCAGAAAATATGGCTAATATAGGCTGCTGCGAAACACGCTGTACCCGCACATTTCACATGATTTGTGGAATCGAAAATGGTGCTATGAACCAATTTATGGGTACATTTCGTTCCTTCTGCCATCGTCATATACGCAAAGTAAATTATCGTCCTAAAAAAGATGATGAGTGCTGTATATGTTATGAGAAAATTTTCAATGAGAGTACACGCTTCAATGCGGTCAATATGATACGTGCACCATGTTGTCGGAATGGTTGGTTTCATAAATACTGTCTACAACAATTTGCCAAAAATGctggatatttttttaaatgcccaCTTTgcaatgataataaaaaatttaaagaaaatatgtctTCGTGGGGTGTATTCGTACAAaacaa AGATGCCGAGTGGGAATTAGTTCCTAATGCGTATGCGGAACTACTTGAACGACCCAGTGTATGTGCGGCTGAAACTTGTCGAAATGCAAAGGGGCGTGCTCATCATCAGAACTCGAATCCATTTCTCTATTGTGTAACCTGCGGGTCTGTAGCCATCCATCGTCAATGCGAGCCGCAAAGAAGCAACTCATTTGAATGTGACAATTGCAAAAGCATATTGCGTGCTGATAGTGGCCGAGAAAGTATGAGCTCCCAGCAATTGTATGTTGGACAAACGAACAGTTATGACGCAGATATGAGCGACGCTGAAAACTCAGATGTAGATGTATGTGGCTGCACTAGTGAGGATGAAGATGATTTTGATGTAATTAAACGTCAGATAACTCAAAAACACAATGCattgcaaaaaatacaaaacgttGATGACTTTGATGCGAACATAAACAGTAACGGAAGTCAGTGCAATGAAAAAAACGATTCTCTTAATATTTCATGTATTGCACAACGTACTCGGCGTAAATCTCTTAAGATGTGTCCATCAACGATTGAAGACCAGGAATCAACAGATGATGATAACCAATCCACAAGCTCGTATAAATCGTCCAATTGCTATCATAGATTTGAGTATGACGAAAGTAATGATGCAATTACTGATAATATTGACACCGAAGAATTGTGTAGCACAGAATCGACGAAAAACAGAACAGCTAATTCTTTAGACATAAGTTGTATAGCAAAACGTACGCGACGCCGATTCCTGAACAAAATTGAAACAGAAGATAAAAGTGTTTGTCAAAAACATGAAGCTGATCAACATGctacaaattcaaataaatccTACCAATCACAGCAAGTCAATCACatatttaagcaaaatatttgtgaagATTCAGACACCGAAAGTTTGACGCATAATAATGGTGAACAAGAAATCAGGTACGGTGATAACGGTGGTAGTGGCTTAATGAATTACTTCTTTGGACTATTACACGAGATAAAGTGCAATTCACAAAATAAACATACACAAACTAAAAACAACAGAGAGGAAAAAGTGGATGACAACGATGTGAAACCTAATCCATTGGACATAAGCTGCATTGCCAACCGCACGCGGCGGCGGTTTagttctttaaatataaatgaatctaTTAAAGAAATGGACGCAGAAATGGCGGACTGCAAACCAGCAGCTAATAATAACAGCACTAGCAGTTCACAAGAATCATACGGATCTACAACGTACTTTGGTCATACTATTGAACACCAAAATGCAGCAGACATTAAATTAAACTGCCATTATATAG ATAAcgtcaacaaaacaaacaaagcagTTAGTCGTAAGCGCTGTCATGATGAAGAACATAAATACGATTTGACTGCATGCACACCCTCGAAAATACCTGCAATTACTAAAAACgaaagcaattataataaaattgttactGTTGACAAGGACAATTGCCTGCAAACTGCCTTCTTAGAGCACAGCGTAGATGCGAAAgctgaacaacaaaaacaagagagTCAGGAGAATATTTTGGAGCAAAGCTGCATAGCAAATCGAACGCGGCGTAAATCGATGAAcgtaaatcattttaaaaaattgacTGATATAGCAAGTAGGAAGCAAAGATGCGTATCTGTTGACGAACAAGCGCTAAGTAATTGCCAGAATAGAGCACTAACGCCGAATAACATACAACCTAAGGCTTCACATTCCAATGATGCGCTGTCCTTATCAGCTATCAGGCGTGGACAGAGAAGACGCATGCCTTCGCGCCGTTTGTTAGATAGTGATGATGTACATAGCACACACAAATCAATGTTGGGACGTTCACCAATTGCCAAATATGCCAACTGGTCAAATATAAAAGAAACTTCCAGAGTCTATTTCACGCATCATGGAAAACTGAAAAGTG CTTTAAAAGAAAGTGCTCAACAGCTACTACACACTCCCGCAGCGCAAACGCACTTTTCCCGAAGTTATCAACTACTTCTCGAATGCAATGAGAACCACTTTGCTAGTACTAGTGGCAGCGCCCAACGCGTTTAG
- the LOC105219115 gene encoding uncharacterized protein LOC105219115 isoform X1, translating to MATLVHNRLPTVYNCQTWSKLIHSTAVSMQIKKHCQLITAISIHTTRQSESAAYIRSRTSSQVHTMLLPTSVNLLSPPLATALSSLRLLAPTPLLLCNRNFSTRNKKICTIDSSYREQSKNCCFNYVVSSHSHLQQPIQLLSACQRVQKRTQTRFISTTSKFFKQDSGGKVMEVPEGVFCGSVDRFNGVLVDSAKEYDEATDFEKKLQSKREKESLDHWTSIKRRAIWFTLQKEHAAWVPHLAKAGFVFHHVDTTSTSLVMYRWLPTDEAANIPTFCHTMLGVGGLVVNDKDEVLVVSDRYALIANSWKLPGGYVEPGEEIVTAAIREVKEETGIDCEFRTVISIRHSHGGNFGSSDMYVVVALKPLNHEVRKCEREIARAQWMPVTEYLQHPDVHETNRHFMRTYLDYNKRNIRFAYERAQHRVLKREYTLYYMKPIEEKNEC from the exons ATGGCTACGTTAGTACACAACCGTCTACCTACAGTCTACAATTGCCAAACTTGGTCCAAATTAATACACTCAACTGCAGTTTCCATGCAGATCAAAAAACACTGCCAGCTAATAACTGCCATAAGCATTCACACTACGCGACAATCAGAATCAGCAGCCTATATACGAAGCCGGACTTCGTCGCAGGTGCATACAATGTTGTTGCCCACTTCCGTGAACCTGTTATCACCCCCTTTGGCAACAGCTTTGTCGTCATTGAGATTATTAGCGCCGACGCCGTTGTTATTGTGTAATAGAAATTTTAGCACgaggaataaaaaaatttgcacaaTTGACAGTTCATATCGCGAGCAAAGTAagaattgttgttttaattacGTTGTCTCGTCTCATTCACATTTGCAACAACCCATTCAGCTGCTAAGCGCTTGTCAACGAGTGCAAAAGCGAACGCAAACGCGTTTTATTTCAACTActagtaaattttttaa aCAAGATTCCGGTGGAAAAGTCATGGAAGTGCCAGAGGGTGTATTCTGCGGTAGCGTTGATCGCTTCAACGGTGTACTAGTAGACTCGGCGAAAGAATACGATGAAGCCACAGATTTTGAAAAGAAACTACAAAGTAAGCGCGAAAAAG AATCTTTAGATCATTGGACTTCCATTAAACGCCGCGCCATTTGGTTTACATTGCAGAAGGAACATGCAGCATGGGTGCCACATTTAGCTAag GCTGGCTTTGTGTTCCATCATGTAGACACTACCTCAACCTCTCTTGTGATGTATCGCTGGCTGCCAACCGATGAAGCAGCCAATATACCAACATTTTGCCACACAATGCTTGGTGTTGGTGGACTTGTCGTCAATGACAAGGATGAAGTGTTAGTTGTTAGTGATCGCTATGCATTAATTGCAAATAGTTGGAAATTGCCTGGGGGTTATGTCGAGCCAG GTGAGGAAATTGTAACTGCAGCTATACGCGAGGTGAAGGAGGAAACCGGCATTGACTGTGAGTTTCGTACTGTTATAAGTATACGACATTCACATGGCGGCAATTTCGGTTCTTCTGATATGTACGTAGTTGTTGCATTGAAGCCGCTCAATCACGAAGTGCGTAAGTGCGAGCGTGAAATTGCTAGAGCGCAATGGATGCCAGTTACGGAGTATTTGCAACATCCTGATGTGCACGAAACAAACCGACACTTTATGCGCACCTATTTAGATTATAATAAACGTAATATACGTTTTGCATATGAGCGCGCCCAACATCGTGTGCTGAAACGTGAATACACATTGTACTATATGAAACCGATTGAAGAGAAAAATGAATGCTGA
- the LOC105219116 gene encoding uncharacterized protein LOC105219116 — protein MEGYQDMSELEKSVAHAGTQLYTVAHKLHEVETTLDHTSSLDDVDGVCVMELLESMEEVKAEYHHLVQNIREVHQLQRDVTTSIRFQMRSMQQTFESLKKRIELRVTQN, from the exons ATGGAGGGCTATCAGGATATGAGCGAGCTGGAAAAGTCG gTCGCGCACGCGGGCACCCAACTCTATACGGTAGCGCACAAATTGCACGAAGTCGAAACGACATTGGATCACACCAGCAGCCTGGATGATGTTGATGGCGTTTGTGTCATGGAACTGCTCGAGTCCATGGAGGAGGTCAAGGCGGAATATCATCATCTGGTACAGAATATACGTGAGGTGCATCAGTTGCAACGTGACGTCACCACATCGATACGCTTTCAGATGCGTAGCATGCAGCAAACCTTCGAATCGCTGAAGAAACGCATCGAATTGCGTGTAACGCAAAATTGA
- the LOC128922175 gene encoding tigger transposable element-derived protein 4-like, whose product MVGSNMTGSEKLQLLIIGKAKNTRCFKGVKSLDVDYEFNKKAWSSEIYTKWILKQYKKFGKQDRKVLLFVDNYTAHPRDVKNKLKNIQLAYFPPNMTSLLQPMDQGIIYNMKQHYRKRILTNILAQLDEGTSVFTIDLLHAIRNLSTVWDVYVKPETIANCFRKAGFSKDAMHNPSEQWDEEDLSIADLAALQSSFKKVTNIEASFEDYANVDIDVPTTENPSEEDILSSVLESRGVPAVPDIDEVDLDTEKEMADTDEALPTLGQVSSSIKVPINVFNCLNDLEAFVENEKWKNVIQTKLTDYFK is encoded by the exons ATGGTGGGAAGCAATATGACTGGATCGGAAAAACTTCAATTGCTTATAATCGGAAAGGCGAAGAATACGAGGTGCTTTAAGGGAGTAAAATCGTTAGATGTCGATTATGAGTTTAACAAAAAAGCATGGAGCAGTGAGATTTATACCAAATGGATTCTAAAGCagtacaaaaaatttggtaaacAAGACAGGAAGGTCTTACTTTTTGTTGATAACTACACTGCGCATCCTAGAGATGTAAAAAACAAGCTAAAAAACATTCAGCTTGCTTATTTTCCTCCCAACATGACTTCGTTACTGCAACCAATGGACCAAGGCATTATCTACAACATGAAACAACATTACAGGAAACGTATTTTAACGAATATATTGGCTCAGCTGGATGAGGGAACTTCTGTTTTTACCATAGACTTACTCCACGCTATTCGAAATTTAAGCACTGTATGGGATGTCTATGTTAAACCAGAAACAATTGCCAACTGTTTTAGAAAGGCAGGATTTTCAAAAGATGCCATGCATAATCCATCTGAGCAGTGGGATGAAGAAGACCTTTCAATAGCGGACTTGGCTGCTTTGCAgtcttcatttaaaaaagtgaCAAATATCGAGGCATCATTTGAGGACTATGCCAATGTTGATATTGATGTGCCGACCACGGAAAACCCGTCCGAGGAAGATATCCTCAGCAGCGTTCTAGAAAGTCGCGGAGTTCCAGCTGTACCtg atATCGATGAAGTCGATTTGGACACTgaaaaagaaatggcagatactGATGAGGCATTACCTACATTAGGACAAGTTTCTTCTTCCATTAAGGTACCGATTAATGTTTTTAACTGTCTAAATGATTTGGAAGCttttgttgaaaatgaaaaatggaagaATGTAATTCAAACCAAACTTactgattattttaaataa
- the LOC105219113 gene encoding uncharacterized protein LOC105219113: MALFEMKWLRRWVRRHTNPIPEDNAFLWKKRLSVVYALLAWNAFGFVCYMVYTGRNDWAKHYGYKSEEEAKLTPAQQYATQLNVNKGKIIRFSGFNRVGETEFDNTSGKVE; the protein is encoded by the coding sequence atggCGCTATTTGAGATGAAATGGCTGAGACGTTGGGTACGTAGACACACAAACCCCATACCGGAGGATAATGCCTTTCTGTGGAAAAAGCGCCTAAGTGTCGTCTATGCACTACTCGCATGGAATGCTTTTGGATTCGTCTGCTATATGGTCTATACAGGTCGCAATGATTGGGCGAAGCATTATGGCTATAAGAGTGAAGAGGAAGCTAAACTAACACCAGCCCAACAATACGCAACACAATTGAATGTAAATAAAGGAAAAATTATACGCTTCTCAGGATTTAACCGTGTTGGAGAGACTGAATTTGATAACACAAGTGGCAAagtcgaataa
- the LOC105219115 gene encoding uncharacterized protein LOC105219115 isoform X2, which yields MATLVHNRLPTVYNCQTWSKLIHSTAVSMQIKKHCQLITAISIHTTRQSESAAYIRSRTSSQVHTMLLPTSVNLLSPPLATALSSLRLLAPTPLLLCNRNFSTRNKKICTIDSSYREQSKNCCFNYVVSSHSHLQQPIQLLSACQRVQKRTQTRFISTTSKFFKQDSGGKVMEVPEGVFCGSVDRFNGVLVDSAKEYDEATDFEKKLQKSLDHWTSIKRRAIWFTLQKEHAAWVPHLAKAGFVFHHVDTTSTSLVMYRWLPTDEAANIPTFCHTMLGVGGLVVNDKDEVLVVSDRYALIANSWKLPGGYVEPGEEIVTAAIREVKEETGIDCEFRTVISIRHSHGGNFGSSDMYVVVALKPLNHEVRKCEREIARAQWMPVTEYLQHPDVHETNRHFMRTYLDYNKRNIRFAYERAQHRVLKREYTLYYMKPIEEKNEC from the exons ATGGCTACGTTAGTACACAACCGTCTACCTACAGTCTACAATTGCCAAACTTGGTCCAAATTAATACACTCAACTGCAGTTTCCATGCAGATCAAAAAACACTGCCAGCTAATAACTGCCATAAGCATTCACACTACGCGACAATCAGAATCAGCAGCCTATATACGAAGCCGGACTTCGTCGCAGGTGCATACAATGTTGTTGCCCACTTCCGTGAACCTGTTATCACCCCCTTTGGCAACAGCTTTGTCGTCATTGAGATTATTAGCGCCGACGCCGTTGTTATTGTGTAATAGAAATTTTAGCACgaggaataaaaaaatttgcacaaTTGACAGTTCATATCGCGAGCAAAGTAagaattgttgttttaattacGTTGTCTCGTCTCATTCACATTTGCAACAACCCATTCAGCTGCTAAGCGCTTGTCAACGAGTGCAAAAGCGAACGCAAACGCGTTTTATTTCAACTActagtaaattttttaa aCAAGATTCCGGTGGAAAAGTCATGGAAGTGCCAGAGGGTGTATTCTGCGGTAGCGTTGATCGCTTCAACGGTGTACTAGTAGACTCGGCGAAAGAATACGATGAAGCCACAGATTTTGAAAAGAAACTACAAA AATCTTTAGATCATTGGACTTCCATTAAACGCCGCGCCATTTGGTTTACATTGCAGAAGGAACATGCAGCATGGGTGCCACATTTAGCTAag GCTGGCTTTGTGTTCCATCATGTAGACACTACCTCAACCTCTCTTGTGATGTATCGCTGGCTGCCAACCGATGAAGCAGCCAATATACCAACATTTTGCCACACAATGCTTGGTGTTGGTGGACTTGTCGTCAATGACAAGGATGAAGTGTTAGTTGTTAGTGATCGCTATGCATTAATTGCAAATAGTTGGAAATTGCCTGGGGGTTATGTCGAGCCAG GTGAGGAAATTGTAACTGCAGCTATACGCGAGGTGAAGGAGGAAACCGGCATTGACTGTGAGTTTCGTACTGTTATAAGTATACGACATTCACATGGCGGCAATTTCGGTTCTTCTGATATGTACGTAGTTGTTGCATTGAAGCCGCTCAATCACGAAGTGCGTAAGTGCGAGCGTGAAATTGCTAGAGCGCAATGGATGCCAGTTACGGAGTATTTGCAACATCCTGATGTGCACGAAACAAACCGACACTTTATGCGCACCTATTTAGATTATAATAAACGTAATATACGTTTTGCATATGAGCGCGCCCAACATCGTGTGCTGAAACGTGAATACACATTGTACTATATGAAACCGATTGAAGAGAAAAATGAATGCTGA